The following proteins are co-located in the Dromiciops gliroides isolate mDroGli1 chromosome 2, mDroGli1.pri, whole genome shotgun sequence genome:
- the VENTX gene encoding LOW QUALITY PROTEIN: homeobox protein VENTX (The sequence of the model RefSeq protein was modified relative to this genomic sequence to represent the inferred CDS: substituted 2 bases at 2 genomic stop codons) codes for MTKAPFSVEWLSQSSQKPSQLGQGGSEASIREGGRGPQGLVGGLLFSASPETSESGGPSTSSGSPELPAAGGVVTGLGGKAXTCXAPPPSQESRSLGEEASPEVSSGSCGLSEGPRPEPQCRGARRLRTAFTTKQISTLESSFKRHHYLGAAERRKLAGKMQLSEVQIKTWFQNRRMKMKRQLQDLRPPEPPPAFPLHLYSPLVMRSAPMPPPSLPYVYPSAPQLRLPSLVQESFAGGLALPPLSPLPLSPSSCKVAPAGIQSALACLLSGCPDQASFLRTM; via the exons ATGACGAAGGCCCCATTTTCTGTGGAATGGCTCTCCCAGAGCAGCCAGAAGCCCTCCCAACTTGGCCAAGGTGGCTCCGAAGCTTCCATTCGAGAGGGAGGCCGAGGCCCCCAGGGCCTCGTGGGGGGTCTTCTTTTTTCGGCTTCACCGGAGACTTCGGAGTCAGGGGGCCCCTCTACCAGTTCCGGGTCACCGGAGCTGCCCGCCGCTGGG GGTGTGGTGACAGGTCTGGGTGGGAAAGCCTAGACTTGCTAAGCGCCTCCTCCCTCCCAAGAATCCAGGTCTCTAGGCGAGGAGGCCTCCCCTGAGGTCAGCAGTGGCAGCTGCGGCCTTTCGGAGGGCCCAAGGCCCGAACCCCAGTGCCGGGGCGCCCGCCGCCTGCGCACGGCCTTCACGACCAAGCAGATCAGCACTCTGGAGAGCTCCTTCAAACGACACCACTACCTGGGCGCTGCCGAGAGGCGCAAACTGGCGGGCAAAATGCAACTGTCAGAAGTTCAG ATAAAAACCTGGTTCCAGAATCGTCGCATGAAAATGAAGCGTCAGCTGCAGGACCTAAGGCCCCCGGAGCCGCCTCCAGCCTTCCCCCTTCACCTGTATAGTCCCCTGGTAATGCGCTCCGCACCAATGCCGCCGCCAAGCCTGCCCTACGTGTACCCCAGTGCTCCGCAGCTCCGGCTCCCCAGCCTCGTCCAGGAGTCTTTTGCAGGCGGTCTGGCCCTCCCGCCCCTGTCCCCTCTGCCCTTATCCCCCAGCTCCTGCAAAGTGGCTCCTGCTGGCATCCAGTCGGCGCTGGCCTGTCTGCTGAGCGGCTGCCCAGACCAGGCTTCCTTTCTGAGAACAATGTGA